The following proteins are encoded in a genomic region of Egibacteraceae bacterium:
- a CDS encoding ABC transporter substrate-binding protein has protein sequence MSRTRWLRLLAIVTVPALFLTACPADEPEEEDPEPVETPDDTETEEPEDDVTRGDGVLSLGFVLPETGDLAFLGDPMIEGLNYAVEQINEAGGVLGEDVTLTGGDEAGDTAVASETADRLLADGVDAIIGAAATGMSLAIIDQVTGAGVVQCSGSNTGPVFTTYEDDGFYFRTAPTDALQGPILAEKIVGDGHTQVALAARSDEYGEGLLDATSAALEEQGATVVEEVLYDPTADTFDSEVQQLVDANADAIALISFEEGAQLVSGMIEAGIGPGEVALYGADGVATADFPASVDPGDPNVVDGMSGTRPDASVDPEFQSGLEEFAPDLEDFTFAPQIYDCAVITALAAVAANSDDPEVFVEEMNNVTRDGEECTNFADCVALLEDGEDIDYQGPSGATTFTDAGEPAIGTYEIWEFADGEFTVIESGIESTLEEGAEE, from the coding sequence ATGTCGAGGACGAGATGGTTGCGCCTCCTGGCGATTGTGACCGTACCTGCCCTCTTTCTGACGGCCTGTCCGGCCGACGAGCCGGAGGAGGAAGATCCCGAACCCGTCGAGACGCCCGATGACACCGAGACGGAGGAACCTGAGGACGACGTCACCCGCGGCGACGGGGTGCTGAGCCTCGGCTTCGTGCTGCCCGAGACCGGTGACCTCGCCTTCCTGGGCGACCCCATGATCGAGGGGCTCAACTACGCCGTGGAGCAGATCAACGAAGCTGGTGGCGTCCTCGGCGAGGACGTCACCCTCACCGGCGGCGACGAGGCCGGTGACACCGCCGTGGCCAGCGAGACGGCGGACCGCCTGCTCGCCGACGGCGTCGACGCCATCATCGGCGCGGCGGCGACCGGCATGTCGCTGGCGATCATCGACCAGGTCACCGGCGCCGGCGTCGTGCAGTGCTCCGGCTCCAACACCGGCCCGGTCTTCACCACCTACGAGGACGACGGCTTCTACTTCCGCACCGCCCCGACCGACGCGCTGCAGGGGCCGATCCTCGCCGAGAAGATCGTCGGCGACGGCCACACGCAGGTCGCCCTGGCCGCCCGCTCCGACGAGTACGGCGAGGGGCTCTTGGACGCCACCAGTGCGGCGCTCGAGGAGCAGGGTGCCACCGTGGTGGAGGAGGTCCTCTACGACCCGACTGCGGACACCTTCGACTCCGAGGTCCAGCAGCTCGTCGACGCCAACGCCGACGCGATCGCGCTGATCTCCTTCGAGGAGGGCGCGCAGCTGGTCTCCGGCATGATCGAGGCCGGCATCGGGCCGGGCGAAGTGGCGCTCTACGGCGCCGACGGTGTCGCCACCGCCGACTTCCCCGCCTCGGTCGACCCGGGTGACCCCAACGTCGTCGACGGCATGTCGGGGACCCGCCCCGACGCCAGCGTCGACCCCGAGTTCCAGAGCGGGTTGGAGGAGTTCGCCCCCGACCTCGAGGACTTCACGTTCGCCCCGCAAATCTACGACTGCGCGGTGATCACCGCCCTGGCGGCGGTGGCCGCGAACAGCGACGACCCCGAGGTCTTCGTCGAGGAGATGAACAACGTGACCCGCGACGGCGAGGAGTGCACCAACTTCGCCGACTGCGTCGCCCTGCTCGAGGACGGCGAGGACATCGACTACCAGGGCCCCAGCGGCGCCACGACGTTCACCGACGCCGGTGAGCCGGCGATCGGCACCTACGAGATCTGGGAGTTCGCCGACGGCGAGTTCACCGTCATCGAGAGCGGCATCGAGTCCACGCTCGAGGAGGGCGCAGAGGAGTAG
- a CDS encoding ABC transporter ATP-binding protein, with protein sequence MPSDSRPSPQGGDGAAPAVSSRDPLAGVPAEPGVAKPDPILIADEIERSFGGLQAVDVAHLEVPRGLITGLIGPNGAGKTTFFNLMTGFDAPDRGRWTFDGHPLARVPAHRVARLGMVRTFQLTKALGRMSVLENMMLAAGGQLGERFLPSLVPALWRRQETANQHRADELLARFKLDGLRDDYAGTLSGGQKKLLEMARALMAEPSMVMLDEPMAGVNPALTQSLLGHVKALRDEGMTVLFVEHDMDVVMDISDWVVCMAEGRIIAEGPPHSIGANQAVIDAYLGASHDEPPPEEDERDQ encoded by the coding sequence ATGCCAAGTGACTCCCGGCCGTCCCCCCAGGGCGGGGACGGCGCAGCCCCGGCGGTGAGCAGCCGTGACCCGCTCGCGGGCGTGCCGGCCGAGCCCGGGGTCGCCAAACCCGATCCGATCCTGATCGCCGACGAGATCGAGCGGTCCTTCGGAGGGCTGCAGGCCGTCGACGTGGCGCACCTCGAGGTGCCGCGCGGGCTCATCACCGGCCTGATCGGTCCCAACGGCGCGGGCAAGACGACGTTCTTCAACCTGATGACCGGCTTCGACGCTCCCGACCGTGGCCGCTGGACCTTCGACGGGCACCCGCTGGCGCGCGTGCCGGCGCACCGGGTGGCGCGCCTCGGCATGGTGCGCACGTTCCAGCTGACCAAGGCACTCGGCCGCATGAGCGTGCTGGAGAACATGATGCTGGCCGCCGGCGGGCAGCTGGGGGAGCGCTTCCTGCCCTCCCTCGTGCCGGCGCTGTGGCGCCGTCAGGAGACAGCGAACCAGCACCGTGCGGACGAGCTGCTTGCGCGCTTCAAGCTGGACGGCCTGCGTGACGACTACGCGGGCACGCTGTCCGGAGGGCAGAAGAAGCTGCTGGAGATGGCCCGCGCCCTCATGGCGGAACCGTCCATGGTGATGCTCGACGAGCCCATGGCCGGGGTCAACCCCGCGCTGACGCAGTCCCTGCTCGGCCACGTGAAGGCGCTGCGCGACGAGGGCATGACCGTGCTGTTCGTGGAGCACGACATGGATGTGGTCATGGACATCAGCGACTGGGTGGTCTGCATGGCCGAGGGGCGCATCATCGCGGAGGGCCCCCCGCACTCCATCGGGGCGAACCAGGCGGTCATCGACGCGTACCTCGGCGCAAGCCATGACGAGCCGCCACCAGAGGAGGACGAGCGTGACCAGTGA
- a CDS encoding ABC transporter ATP-binding protein — protein sequence MTSDPVLVAESVVAGYVPGINILNGCNLELAEGELVGIIGPNGAGKSTLVKAMFGLLAVTEGRVRLRGEEITNLAAHQLVAKGVGYVPQVANVFPRLSVEANLEMGLYLRPKQWDRRFAFVADLFPLLADRRKQRAGSLSGGERQMVAMGRALMMDPAVLFLDEPSAGLSPANQDGVFRRVRQINGAGISIVMVEQNARRCLQICHRGYVLDQGQNAYTGTGDELLGDPKVIELYLGTLAKAR from the coding sequence GTGACCAGTGACCCGGTGCTCGTCGCGGAGTCGGTGGTCGCCGGCTACGTGCCGGGGATCAACATCCTGAACGGCTGCAACCTGGAGCTGGCCGAGGGCGAGCTCGTGGGCATCATCGGGCCGAACGGCGCCGGCAAGTCCACCCTGGTGAAGGCCATGTTCGGCCTGCTGGCCGTGACCGAGGGGCGGGTGCGCCTGCGCGGCGAGGAGATCACCAACCTGGCGGCGCACCAGCTCGTGGCCAAGGGCGTCGGCTACGTCCCGCAGGTCGCCAACGTGTTCCCCCGTCTGTCGGTGGAGGCGAACCTGGAGATGGGCCTGTACCTGCGGCCCAAGCAGTGGGACCGACGGTTCGCGTTCGTCGCCGACCTGTTCCCCCTCCTGGCTGACCGCCGCAAGCAGCGGGCCGGGTCCCTGTCCGGGGGTGAGCGCCAGATGGTGGCGATGGGCCGGGCGCTCATGATGGACCCGGCGGTGCTGTTCCTCGACGAGCCGTCCGCCGGGCTGTCGCCGGCCAACCAGGATGGCGTCTTCCGCCGGGTGCGCCAGATCAACGGCGCCGGCATCTCCATCGTCATGGTCGAGCAGAACGCCCGTCGGTGCCTGCAGATCTGCCACCGCGGCTACGTGCTGGACCAGGGGCAGAACGCCTACACCGGCACGGGTGACGAGCTGCTCGGCGACCCGAAGGTCATCGAGCTGTACCTCGGGACCCTCGCCAAGGCTCGGTAA
- the polA gene encoding DNA polymerase I, whose amino-acid sequence MPARPVLALLDGHSLAYRAFFALPEDLRTTTGQQTNAVYGFTSMLIKLLTEHRPDGIAVMFDKGRPAERLAILPEYKGNRRETPDAFRSQLPLIGEVLDALAIPQVTIDGVEADDLIATYATLASGSGMDTLVVTGDRDAFQLVDEHTSVLYTRRGISDTVVMDAGAIAAKYGVGPDRYPDLAALRGDPSDNIPGVPGVGEKTAAKLLAEYGDLEGIFANLEHIRGKRGEALAEHQQAVLDGYAVAQLRRDVEVPLSIDVLRRGDTDMEAVRSLFATLEFRALWERLAEALDAGVGDVEAGSFAVEPRRLGAGELVTWLGSVSPDLPVALVPFARGRPPVVAWDAVAVAATGVAPATATLAELAREDLDLLAALLAAEDRPLLVHDLKALCHAAASRGWPVAGVQMDTELAAYLVQPQQRAYDLEALALQYLNKQLTAGTATDEGSQQLAMAIADDWPERALRAQALHEIADVLAGALAERDQARLLGELELPLVAVLVGMEHAGVAVDLEVLVEIGETLGDRMRGLQEEIYGWADEEFNLDSPKQLQAVLFDRLDLPKTKRIKTGYSTDAAALTAMVDTHPIVAPLLEYREVSKLKGTYVDALPPLIDPSTGRIHAEFRQTVAVTGRLSSQHPNIQNIPIRSVTGREIRRAFVPGEDYTSLLLADYSQIELRVMAHLSGDEDLIAAFTSHEDIHATTAALVWDLPISAVDNTLRSRIKGMTYGLAYGLSAFGLSQQLGIPPDEARELMEAYFARFPGVRAYLYDGVEQARKDGWTSTLFGRRRYLPDLMSDNRQRREMAERMALNAPIQGTAADIIKMAMVAVHQRMGAEGMASQLLLQVHDELVCETAPGEEEALRELLVEAMSGVVDLAVALEVDTASGRSWAEAEKH is encoded by the coding sequence ATGCCTGCCCGCCCCGTCCTCGCACTCCTCGACGGCCACAGCCTGGCCTACCGGGCGTTCTTCGCATTGCCAGAGGATCTGCGCACCACGACCGGCCAGCAGACCAACGCCGTGTACGGCTTCACCAGCATGCTCATCAAGCTGCTCACCGAGCACAGGCCCGACGGCATCGCGGTGATGTTCGACAAGGGCCGGCCCGCAGAGCGCCTGGCGATCCTGCCCGAGTACAAGGGCAACCGCCGGGAGACCCCCGACGCCTTCCGCTCCCAGCTGCCGTTGATCGGCGAGGTCCTCGACGCGCTCGCCATCCCCCAGGTGACCATCGACGGGGTGGAGGCCGACGACCTGATCGCGACGTACGCGACGCTGGCCTCCGGCTCGGGGATGGACACCCTGGTGGTCACCGGTGACCGTGACGCGTTCCAGCTGGTGGACGAGCACACCTCGGTGCTCTACACCAGACGGGGCATCTCCGACACGGTGGTCATGGACGCGGGGGCGATCGCGGCCAAGTACGGCGTCGGCCCGGACCGCTACCCCGACCTGGCGGCGCTGCGCGGGGACCCGAGCGACAACATCCCCGGGGTCCCGGGGGTGGGGGAGAAGACCGCCGCCAAGCTGCTCGCCGAGTACGGCGACCTGGAGGGGATCTTCGCGAACCTCGAGCACATCCGCGGCAAGCGCGGCGAGGCGCTGGCCGAGCACCAGCAGGCGGTGCTCGACGGGTACGCGGTCGCACAGCTGCGCCGCGACGTCGAGGTCCCCCTGTCCATCGACGTGCTGCGGCGCGGCGACACCGACATGGAGGCGGTGCGCAGCCTGTTCGCCACCCTCGAGTTCCGCGCGCTGTGGGAGCGGCTCGCCGAAGCCCTTGATGCCGGGGTCGGGGACGTCGAGGCGGGATCGTTCGCCGTGGAGCCCAGGCGCCTTGGTGCGGGGGAGCTGGTCACCTGGCTCGGGAGCGTGTCCCCGGACCTGCCGGTGGCGCTCGTGCCGTTCGCCCGGGGCCGGCCCCCGGTGGTGGCGTGGGATGCCGTCGCGGTCGCCGCCACCGGCGTCGCGCCCGCGACGGCGACCCTCGCCGAGCTGGCGCGGGAGGACCTCGATTTGCTCGCCGCCCTCCTGGCCGCGGAGGACCGCCCACTGCTGGTGCACGACCTGAAGGCGTTGTGCCACGCGGCGGCCTCCCGCGGGTGGCCGGTGGCCGGCGTGCAGATGGACACGGAGCTGGCCGCCTACCTGGTCCAGCCCCAGCAGCGCGCGTACGACCTCGAGGCCCTGGCGCTGCAGTACCTGAACAAGCAGCTGACCGCGGGGACCGCGACCGACGAGGGGAGCCAGCAGCTGGCGATGGCCATCGCCGACGACTGGCCCGAGCGCGCCCTGCGGGCCCAGGCGCTGCACGAGATCGCCGACGTGCTCGCCGGCGCCCTGGCCGAGCGCGACCAGGCACGCCTGCTCGGCGAGCTGGAGCTGCCCCTGGTCGCGGTGCTGGTCGGCATGGAGCACGCCGGCGTCGCCGTGGACCTCGAGGTGCTGGTGGAGATCGGCGAGACCCTCGGCGACCGGATGCGCGGTCTGCAGGAGGAGATCTACGGCTGGGCCGACGAGGAGTTCAACCTCGATTCCCCCAAGCAGCTGCAGGCGGTGCTGTTCGACCGCCTGGACCTGCCCAAGACGAAGCGCATCAAGACTGGCTACTCCACCGATGCCGCAGCGCTGACCGCGATGGTCGACACCCACCCCATCGTCGCGCCGCTCCTGGAGTACCGCGAGGTCTCGAAGCTCAAAGGCACCTATGTGGATGCGCTGCCGCCCCTGATCGACCCGTCGACGGGGCGCATCCATGCTGAGTTCCGCCAGACCGTGGCGGTGACCGGTCGGCTGTCGTCGCAGCACCCCAACATCCAGAACATCCCCATCCGCTCGGTCACCGGACGGGAGATCCGCCGGGCCTTCGTCCCCGGCGAGGACTACACGAGCCTCCTGCTCGCCGACTACTCGCAGATCGAGCTGCGGGTCATGGCGCACCTGTCCGGCGACGAGGACCTGATCGCGGCGTTCACCAGCCACGAGGACATCCACGCGACGACCGCGGCGCTGGTGTGGGATCTCCCGATCTCGGCGGTGGACAACACGCTGCGCAGCCGCATCAAGGGGATGACCTACGGGCTGGCCTACGGCCTGTCGGCCTTCGGGCTGTCCCAGCAGCTCGGCATCCCACCCGACGAGGCTCGCGAGCTCATGGAGGCCTACTTCGCACGCTTCCCCGGTGTCCGCGCGTACCTGTACGACGGCGTGGAGCAGGCCCGCAAGGACGGGTGGACGTCCACGCTGTTCGGCCGCCGGCGCTACCTGCCCGACTTGATGAGCGACAACCGCCAGCGCCGCGAGATGGCCGAGCGCATGGCGCTGAACGCCCCCATCCAGGGCACGGCCGCCGACATCATCAAGATGGCCATGGTGGCCGTCCACCAGCGCATGGGGGCCGAGGGCATGGCGTCCCAGCTGCTGCTGCAGGTGCACGACGAGCTGGTCTGCGAGACCGCGCCCGGCGAGGAGGAGGCGCTGCGCGAGCTGCTGGTCGAGGCCATGAGCGGGGTGGTCGACCTGGCCGTCGCCCTGGAGGTCGACACCGCCTCCGGCCGGTCCTGGGCGGAGGCCGAGAAGCACTGA